A genomic region of Kribbella sp. NBC_00382 contains the following coding sequences:
- a CDS encoding zinc-binding dehydrogenase, with protein MRAVVIRQYGVLPVVEEVAPPVVEPGGVVLKVEATGLCRSDWHGWQGHDPDIVLPHVPGHELAGTIAAVGAGVSGWAVGDRVTSPFICACGSCEQCLAGNQQVCLRQLQPGFNYWGSFAEYVALPFAAVNLIRLPDSLDFGTAAGLGCRFATSFRAIRQVGRVVAGESVVVFGCGGVGLSAVMIAAGVGARVIAVDTNPAALELARSYGAAHVVLSSADVVPELLDLTDGGAQVTMDALGSAAIVQSALAALRPRGRHIQVGLLPGGVQLDVGRLIGQELEWLGSHGMPAHAYPEMLALVASGNLAPEKLITRTITLDETPAALAALTNGTPAGVTVITP; from the coding sequence ATGCGCGCTGTTGTGATCCGCCAGTACGGCGTACTGCCGGTCGTCGAGGAAGTCGCTCCGCCGGTGGTCGAGCCGGGCGGGGTGGTGTTGAAGGTCGAGGCCACCGGGCTGTGCCGGAGCGACTGGCATGGGTGGCAGGGGCATGATCCCGACATCGTGCTGCCGCATGTGCCCGGGCATGAGCTGGCTGGGACGATCGCCGCCGTTGGGGCTGGGGTATCTGGCTGGGCGGTCGGGGATCGGGTGACGTCGCCGTTCATCTGCGCTTGTGGTTCTTGCGAGCAGTGTCTGGCTGGCAATCAGCAGGTCTGTCTTCGCCAGCTGCAGCCAGGCTTCAACTACTGGGGATCTTTCGCCGAGTACGTCGCTCTGCCGTTCGCAGCCGTGAACCTCATCCGCCTGCCCGACTCGCTGGACTTCGGTACTGCGGCTGGGTTGGGGTGCCGCTTCGCCACCTCCTTCCGCGCAATCCGCCAGGTCGGGCGGGTGGTCGCCGGGGAGAGCGTGGTGGTGTTCGGGTGTGGCGGGGTGGGGTTGTCCGCGGTGATGATCGCGGCCGGGGTTGGCGCCCGGGTCATCGCCGTCGACACAAACCCCGCCGCTCTGGAGCTGGCCCGCTCCTACGGTGCCGCTCATGTGGTGCTGTCGTCGGCTGACGTAGTACCGGAGTTGTTGGACCTAACTGATGGTGGGGCGCAGGTGACGATGGACGCCCTCGGGTCCGCTGCCATCGTCCAATCAGCATTGGCCGCCTTGCGGCCGCGAGGACGGCACATCCAGGTGGGCTTGTTGCCAGGCGGCGTCCAGCTCGATGTGGGCCGGTTGATCGGCCAGGAGCTGGAATGGCTAGGCAGCCACGGCATGCCCGCCCACGCCTACCCCGAGATGCTCGCCCTCGTTGCCTCCGGCAACCTAGCCCCCGAGAAGTTGATCACCCGCACAATCACCCTCGACGAAACCCCCGCAGCCCTAGCCGCCCTAACCAACGGCACCCCAGCCGGCGTCACCGTCATCACCCCCTGA